CCGGGTCATCGCCCCGCCATCTCCCGGGCGGCCGCGCGCACCGCCTCCACGATCTGGACGTAGCCCGTGCACCGGCACAGGTTCCCGGCCAGGGCCTCGCGGATCTCCTCCCGGGTGGGGTCGGGGTTGCGCCGCAGGAGGGCGGCGGCCGACAGAAGCATGCCCGGGGTGCAGTACCCGCACTGGACCGCGTGCTTGCGGATGAACCACTGTTGCAGGGGGTGGAGGGCCTCCGGCCCCCCCAGACCCTCCACGGTGGTCACCTCCCGGCCGTCCACCTTGCCGGCCAGCACCAGGCACGCGTTCACGGCCTCGCCGTCCAGGAGCACGGTGCACGCGCCGCACTCCCCCACCCCGCACCCCTCCTTGGCCCCCACGAGGTCGAACACCTCCCGCAGGACCCACAGGAGCGTGCGGTGGGGCTCGACCCGGGCCTCCACGGGCCTCCCGTTGAGGACGAACCGGATCGTGAGCCCCT
This is a stretch of genomic DNA from Deferrisoma camini S3R1. It encodes these proteins:
- a CDS encoding (2Fe-2S)-binding protein codes for the protein MPSSVPASRDSSPSGEPPAEGLTIRFVLNGRPVEARVEPHRTLLWVLREVFDLVGAKEGCGVGECGACTVLLDGEAVNACLVLAGKVDGREVTTVEGLGGPEALHPLQQWFIRKHAVQCGYCTPGMLLSAAALLRRNPDPTREEIREALAGNLCRCTGYVQIVEAVRAAAREMAGR